Proteins from a single region of Manis javanica isolate MJ-LG chromosome 5, MJ_LKY, whole genome shotgun sequence:
- the ATP5F1E gene encoding ATP synthase subunit epsilon, mitochondrial: MVAYWRQAGLSYIRYSQICAKAVRDALKTEFKANAEKTSGSSVKIVKVKQE, translated from the exons ATGGTGGCGTACTGGCGACAGGCTGGACTCAG CTACATCCGATACTCCCAGATCTGTGCAAAAGCAGTGAGAGATGCGTTGAAGACAGAATTCAAAGCAAATGCTGAGAAGACTTCTGGAAGCAGCGTAAAAATTGTGAAAGTGAAACAGGAATAA